From a region of the Tursiops truncatus isolate mTurTru1 chromosome 2, mTurTru1.mat.Y, whole genome shotgun sequence genome:
- the TM9SF1 gene encoding transmembrane 9 superfamily member 1 isoform X5, giving the protein MSGLGRLFGREKKERGPTPEEAIQKLKETEKILIKKQEFLEQKIEQELQTAKKHGTKNKRAALQALRRKKRLEQQLAQTDGTLSTLEFQREAIENATTNAEVLRTMDLAAQGMKKAYQDMDIDKVDELMADITEQQEVAQQISDAISRPVGFGDDVDEDELLEELEELEQEELARELLHVGDKEEEPPVTLPSVPSTHLPAGPAPKTDEDEEALKQLAEWVS; this is encoded by the exons ATGAGTGGGCTCGGCCGGCTCTTCGGGAGGG AGAAGAAGGAGAGGGGGCCAACCCCTGAAGAGGCAATACAGAAACTGAAGGAGACGGAGAAGATATTGATCAAGAAACAGGAATTTCTGGAGCAGAAGATTGAACAGGAGCTACAAACTGCCAAGAAGCATGGGACGAAGAATAAGAGAG CCGCCCTACAGGCTTTGCGGAGGAAGAAAAGGTTGGAACAGCAGCTGGCACAAACGGACGGGACATTATCCACCCTGGAGTTTCAGCGTGAGGCCATTGAGAATGCCACCACCAATGCAGAAGTGCTTCGTACCATGGACCTTGCTGCCCAAGGCATGAAGAAGGCCTACCAGGACAT GGACATTGACAAGGTGGATGAACTGATGGCTGACATCACAGAACAACAGGAGGTGGCCCAGCAGATCTCAGATGCCATTTCTCGACCCGTGGGATTTGGAGATGATGTGGATGAG GATGAACTGTTGGAGGAGCTAGAGGAGCTGGAGCAGGAGGAATTGGCCCGAGAGTTGTTACATGTGGGCGACAAGGAGGAGGAACCCCCAGTCACACTGCCCAGTGTACCGTCTACACATCTTCCTGCAGGGCCAG CTCCCAAAACGGATGAAGATGAAGAAGCACTAAAGCAGTTGGCTGAGTGGGTGTCCTGA